In a single window of the Pseudomonas sp. B21-015 genome:
- a CDS encoding alpha/beta fold hydrolase, whose translation MSQQVFFAHANGFPSATYGKLFAALAPEYQVAHLEQHAHDPRFPADDNWNNLVDELIHHLKQQPGPVWGVGHSFGGVLHLHAALRCPELYRGVVMLDSPVLTRADQWVIRAAKRFGFIDRLTPAGRTLGRREEFADLEAARLYFAGKTLFRGFDPECFEAYLQHGLQKVGDKLRLRFDPATEISIYRGVPHTSPGSARQLKVPLAVVRGHKSRVVMRHHARSVGRMPLGESLTLPGGHMFPLERPQDTAMLLKNLFSRWEGRRQQECA comes from the coding sequence ATGTCGCAACAGGTGTTTTTCGCTCACGCCAACGGTTTCCCTTCGGCCACGTACGGCAAGTTGTTTGCCGCGCTGGCGCCGGAGTACCAAGTGGCGCATTTGGAGCAGCACGCCCATGACCCGCGTTTTCCGGCGGACGACAACTGGAACAATCTGGTGGATGAGCTGATTCATCACCTCAAGCAGCAACCCGGGCCGGTCTGGGGCGTTGGCCACTCCTTCGGCGGCGTGCTGCACCTGCATGCCGCGTTGCGTTGCCCAGAGTTGTATCGCGGCGTGGTCATGCTCGATTCGCCGGTGCTGACCCGCGCCGATCAATGGGTGATCCGTGCCGCCAAACGCTTCGGTTTCATCGATCGCCTGACCCCGGCCGGTCGTACCCTGGGACGGCGGGAAGAGTTCGCCGATCTGGAGGCGGCCCGCCTGTATTTCGCTGGTAAAACCCTGTTTCGCGGCTTCGATCCGGAATGCTTCGAGGCCTATCTTCAACATGGTTTGCAAAAGGTCGGCGACAAGCTGCGTCTGCGGTTCGACCCGGCCACGGAAATCAGCATCTACCGTGGCGTGCCCCATACCAGCCCCGGCAGTGCGCGGCAGCTGAAAGTGCCACTGGCGGTGGTTCGCGGGCACAAGAGCCGCGTGGTGATGCGCCATCACGCCCGTTCTGTCGGGCGCATGCCTCTGGGCGAGTCCTTGACCCTGCCCGGCGGCCACATGTTTCCTCTCGAACGTCCACAGGACACGGCCATGCTGCTGAAGAATCTGTTCAGTCGCTGGGAAGGTCGCCGCCAACAGGAGTGCGCATGA
- a CDS encoding alpha/beta hydrolase, with amino-acid sequence MSSVVEEVRLSLPHIELAAHLFGPEDGLPVIALHGWLDNANSFARLAPKLKGLRIVALDMAGHGHSGHRPNGAGYALWDYAHDVLQVAEQLGWQRFALLGHSLGAIVSLVVAGSLPERVTHLALIDGIIPPTDKGENAAERMGMALQAQLDLREKRKPVYNTLDRAIEARMKGLVAVSREAAELLAQRGLMPVPGGYTWRTDNRLTLPSPLRLTTEQAMAFVQRVSCPAQLVVAADGMLAKHPELLERLPFSREQLPGGHHLHLNDEPGADLVADCFNRFFAVP; translated from the coding sequence ATGAGCAGTGTCGTTGAAGAAGTTCGCCTGAGCCTGCCGCATATCGAGTTGGCGGCGCACCTGTTCGGGCCCGAGGACGGCTTGCCGGTGATCGCCTTGCACGGCTGGCTGGACAACGCCAACAGCTTTGCCCGGCTGGCGCCGAAGCTCAAGGGCTTGCGCATCGTCGCGCTGGACATGGCCGGGCACGGTCACTCGGGGCATCGGCCGAACGGCGCCGGTTATGCGCTGTGGGACTACGCCCACGACGTGTTGCAAGTGGCCGAGCAGTTGGGATGGCAGCGTTTTGCGCTGCTGGGGCATTCCCTGGGGGCGATCGTCTCGCTGGTGGTGGCCGGGTCGTTGCCGGAGCGGGTGACTCACTTGGCGTTGATCGACGGCATCATTCCTCCTACGGACAAAGGCGAAAATGCCGCCGAGCGCATGGGCATGGCCCTGCAAGCGCAGCTGGATCTGCGGGAAAAACGCAAACCGGTCTACAACACCCTCGACCGGGCCATCGAAGCGCGCATGAAAGGCTTGGTGGCGGTCAGTCGCGAAGCCGCCGAATTGCTGGCTCAGCGCGGCTTGATGCCGGTGCCGGGCGGTTACACCTGGCGCACCGACAACCGCCTGACCCTTCCATCGCCGTTACGTCTGACCACTGAACAGGCGATGGCTTTCGTCCAGCGCGTCAGTTGTCCTGCACAGCTGGTGGTCGCGGCTGACGGCATGCTCGCCAAACACCCCGAGTTGCTGGAGCGTCTACCCTTTAGCCGTGAACAGTTGCCTGGCGGCCATCATTTGCACCTGAATGACGAACCCGGTGCCGACCTTGTCGCAGACTGTTTCAATCGGTTCTTCGCCGTTCCTTGA
- a CDS encoding glutathione S-transferase family protein, with the protein MIDLYTAATPNGHKVSIVLEELGLPYTVHALSFDKKEQKSEDFLKINPNGRIPAIVDRAHGDFAVFESGAILIYLAEMTGKLLPQDPKGRSVVLQWLMFQMGGIGPMQGQANVFFRYFPEKLQGAIDRYQHETRRLYEVLDTRLQAVEFLAGEYSIADIATFPWIRGHDWSGVSVDGLPALQRWIATLEARPAVQRGLLVPERIDDASIIKGAQAMLIR; encoded by the coding sequence ATGATAGATCTGTACACCGCAGCGACCCCGAATGGCCACAAGGTCTCTATCGTGCTCGAGGAACTCGGCCTGCCCTACACGGTGCATGCCTTGAGTTTCGACAAAAAGGAACAGAAGTCCGAGGACTTCCTCAAGATCAATCCCAATGGCCGGATTCCGGCGATTGTCGACCGCGCCCATGGCGATTTCGCTGTGTTCGAATCCGGCGCAATTCTGATTTACCTCGCCGAGATGACCGGCAAACTGCTGCCCCAGGACCCGAAAGGGCGCTCGGTAGTGTTGCAGTGGCTGATGTTCCAGATGGGCGGCATCGGCCCGATGCAGGGCCAGGCCAACGTGTTTTTCCGCTATTTCCCGGAAAAACTCCAGGGTGCCATCGACCGTTATCAACATGAAACCCGGCGCTTGTATGAAGTGCTCGACACGCGTCTGCAAGCCGTGGAGTTTCTGGCGGGAGAGTACAGCATTGCCGACATCGCGACCTTTCCGTGGATCCGTGGCCACGACTGGTCCGGTGTCTCGGTGGACGGCTTGCCGGCCTTGCAACGCTGGATAGCCACCCTGGAGGCGCGCCCTGCGGTGCAGCGTGGTTTGCTGGTGCCCGAGCGCATCGATGATGCCAGCATCATCAAAGGTGCCCAGGCCATGTTGATCCGATGA
- a CDS encoding DUF4892 domain-containing protein, with translation MRSLTLLALCTFSPWLLAADIPGSQDLPIVPRMTDAQIVDYRPTVELERIYPLGSIRKISGQLRFDGQVTARGQTTSVTYELPPEHASTEAFTAAREALQKQGAELLFWCQARDCGESSLWANEVFGNAKLYGADNEQAYLLLRLAAPQDNTLVALYSITRGNRRAYLHVEQFDAAAPLGNLLPTSATLLRQLKSTGKLDFPKLGGDPDDTWLRLISRGLNLDTTLRVGVSGPNAEAWRQALIGQGVRTARMETGSVEGSGLHFELLR, from the coding sequence ATGCGTTCACTCACTCTGCTGGCACTATGCACTTTCAGTCCCTGGTTATTGGCCGCTGATATCCCGGGCAGTCAGGATCTGCCGATCGTGCCGCGCATGACCGATGCACAGATCGTCGACTATCGCCCGACGGTTGAGCTCGAGCGGATTTACCCGCTGGGTTCGATCCGCAAGATCAGCGGTCAGTTGCGCTTCGACGGCCAGGTCACCGCTCGGGGGCAAACCACTTCGGTCACCTACGAATTGCCACCGGAGCATGCCTCCACTGAGGCCTTCACCGCCGCCCGCGAAGCCTTGCAGAAGCAGGGCGCCGAACTGTTGTTCTGGTGCCAGGCCCGGGATTGTGGCGAAAGCAGCCTGTGGGCCAATGAAGTCTTCGGCAACGCCAAGCTGTATGGCGCCGATAATGAACAGGCTTATTTGCTGCTGCGTCTGGCGGCCCCTCAAGACAACACACTGGTGGCGCTTTACAGCATCACTCGCGGTAATCGCAGGGCCTATCTGCACGTCGAGCAGTTCGACGCCGCCGCGCCGCTGGGTAATTTGTTGCCGACGTCCGCGACGTTGCTGCGCCAGCTCAAAAGCACCGGGAAACTCGATTTCCCCAAACTCGGCGGTGACCCTGACGACACCTGGCTGCGTTTGATTTCCCGGGGCCTGAACCTGGACACCACGTTGCGGGTCGGCGTTTCGGGGCCCAATGCCGAAGCCTGGCGCCAGGCGCTGATCGGCCAGGGCGTGCGCACGGCGCGGATGGAAACCGGCAGCGTCGAAGGCTCTGGCCTGCACTTCGAATTGTTGCGATAA
- a CDS encoding AI-2E family transporter, which produces MLNNDRLLVQILLLVLFGASLWVMAPFWSALFWGAVLAFASWPLMRLLTRWLNGRESLAALLLTLGWMILVAVPLVWLGFNLADHVRDATAFIKDVQVDGLPEAPVWLGGIPLVGERLVGIWNSIDQQGAAMMLAIKPYLGQVGNWLLARSAQIGGGILELTLSIVFVFFFYRDGPRLAVFVHGLLERLIGERAGYYIDLVAGTVQRVVNGVIGTAAAQAVLALIGFLIAGVPGALVLGIVTFLLSLIPMGPPLVWIPATAWLAWKGEYGMAVFLGIWGTFIISGVDNVLKPYLISRGGNLPLVIVLLGVFGGLIAFGFIGLFIGPTLLAVAYSLLTDWSKSQARVEDRRP; this is translated from the coding sequence ATGCTCAATAATGATCGGCTGTTGGTGCAGATCCTGCTCCTGGTGCTGTTTGGCGCGAGTTTATGGGTGATGGCGCCATTCTGGTCGGCGCTGTTCTGGGGCGCGGTGCTGGCGTTTGCCAGTTGGCCGCTGATGCGTCTGTTGACCCGTTGGCTCAATGGTCGTGAATCCCTGGCGGCGCTATTGCTGACGCTCGGCTGGATGATATTGGTGGCGGTACCGCTGGTATGGCTGGGGTTCAATCTGGCGGATCACGTGCGCGATGCCACGGCGTTCATCAAGGATGTGCAAGTCGATGGTCTGCCTGAAGCACCGGTCTGGCTGGGCGGTATTCCCCTGGTCGGCGAGCGGTTGGTGGGGATCTGGAACAGCATCGATCAGCAAGGCGCGGCGATGATGCTGGCGATCAAGCCTTATCTGGGGCAGGTCGGTAACTGGTTGCTGGCGCGCAGTGCGCAGATTGGCGGCGGGATTCTAGAGCTGACGCTGAGTATTGTTTTCGTGTTCTTTTTCTACCGGGACGGGCCGCGTCTGGCGGTGTTTGTCCATGGGTTGCTGGAGCGGCTGATTGGTGAGCGCGCCGGGTATTACATCGACCTGGTGGCGGGTACCGTGCAGCGGGTGGTCAATGGGGTGATCGGTACAGCGGCGGCTCAGGCGGTGCTGGCGTTGATCGGCTTCCTGATTGCCGGCGTGCCTGGGGCGTTGGTGCTGGGGATTGTGACGTTTTTGCTGAGCCTGATTCCGATGGGACCGCCGCTGGTGTGGATTCCGGCCACGGCCTGGTTGGCCTGGAAGGGCGAGTACGGCATGGCGGTGTTCCTCGGGATTTGGGGGACATTCATTATCAGCGGGGTCGACAACGTGCTTAAGCCGTACCTGATCAGTCGGGGCGGGAATTTGCCGTTGGTGATTGTGTTGCTCGGGGTGTTTGGCGGGTTGATTGCGTTTGGGTTTATCGGGTTGTTCATTGGTCCGACGTTGCTGGCCGTGGCTTACAGCCTGCTGACCGATTGGAGCAAGAGCCAGGCTCGGGTTGAAGATCGCCGGCCCTGA
- the xopAW gene encoding XopAW family type III secretion system calcium-binding effector — MIGSVSNYTSYTSTSSTTSTNSARSQQFQKELLAKLDSNSNGAVDQDELKSALSQKSDDGLLVTLSKNFSDLDSDESGSLSSEEMAAMAPPPPPPGDQAPNTELADALISALDSDSDGAISSDELSSGLTNAGSTADSAEIFSALDKNEDGTVSQDELAASLTPPPPPPQQVSSEELFSQLDADSDGSVTATELSSALASDSTSSTNTNTDTSAALLKALDSDSSDGVSSDELKAALQAGREQSTDSSTDPFNVTEALNKMIANLSKQYSLDNVATVGKHLNVAT, encoded by the coding sequence ATGATCGGTAGTGTCAGCAACTACACGAGCTATACCAGTACCAGCAGCACCACCTCCACCAACAGCGCTCGCAGCCAGCAATTCCAGAAAGAACTGCTCGCCAAACTCGACAGCAACAGTAACGGCGCGGTGGACCAGGACGAGCTCAAGAGCGCCCTGTCACAGAAATCCGACGACGGTCTGCTGGTCACCCTGAGCAAGAACTTCAGTGACCTGGACAGCGACGAAAGCGGCAGCCTGAGCAGCGAGGAAATGGCCGCGATGGCCCCTCCACCACCGCCGCCGGGCGATCAGGCACCGAACACCGAACTGGCCGATGCGCTGATCAGCGCCCTGGACTCAGACAGTGACGGCGCCATCAGCAGCGATGAACTGAGCAGCGGTCTGACCAACGCCGGCAGTACGGCCGACAGCGCGGAAATCTTCTCGGCCCTGGACAAGAACGAAGACGGTACCGTCAGCCAGGACGAACTCGCCGCCAGCCTGACCCCACCGCCGCCGCCACCTCAACAGGTGTCCAGCGAAGAACTGTTCAGCCAACTCGATGCCGACAGCGATGGCAGTGTCACGGCCACGGAACTGAGCAGCGCCCTGGCCAGCGACAGCACCTCATCGACCAACACCAACACCGACACCAGCGCCGCGCTGCTCAAAGCGCTCGATAGCGACAGCAGCGATGGCGTCAGCAGCGATGAACTGAAAGCCGCCTTGCAAGCCGGCCGTGAGCAAAGCACCGACAGCTCCACCGACCCGTTCAACGTGACCGAAGCCCTGAACAAAATGATCGCCAACCTGAGCAAGCAGTACTCGCTCGACAACGTGGCGACCGTGGGCAAACACCTGAACGTCGCGACCTGA
- a CDS encoding HAMP domain-containing sensor histidine kinase produces MRARFDTLFGRLFGVLLLAIVLAHLLAFLWFKHYGPPPPPPPPPSEFSERFDGQRPPMAPRFDNRPPRPWFGGPLVPLTFQLVSLIIAAWYGAKLLTRPIQRLSDAAERLSENLDSPPLDESGPREARQAAHTFNLMQKRILEQMQQRSRMLGAVSHDLRTPLSRLKLRLEQIDDDKLQGQMRQDLDDMIGMLDSTLTYLHEQRTSEAPQWMDVQALVESLSENAQDQGADVQSSGHCAPLQVQPMALRSCVNNLLDNALRYAGDALITLEDSREELVIRVIDHGPGIAADKREAVFEPFFRLEGSRNRNSGGVGLGMTIAREAAERLGGQLSLEETPGGGLTAVIRLPRL; encoded by the coding sequence ATGCGTGCGCGCTTCGATACGCTGTTCGGCCGCCTGTTTGGCGTGCTGCTGCTGGCGATCGTACTGGCGCATTTGTTAGCGTTTTTATGGTTCAAACATTATGGGCCACCCCCTCCGCCTCCCCCACCGCCGTCGGAGTTTTCCGAGCGCTTCGACGGACAACGCCCGCCAATGGCCCCACGCTTCGACAACCGGCCGCCACGGCCATGGTTCGGCGGGCCACTCGTGCCGCTGACCTTTCAGCTTGTCTCGCTGATCATCGCGGCCTGGTACGGCGCCAAGCTGTTGACCCGCCCGATTCAGCGCCTGAGCGACGCCGCCGAACGCCTGAGTGAAAATCTCGACAGTCCGCCCCTGGATGAGTCCGGTCCACGGGAAGCGCGCCAAGCGGCGCACACCTTCAACCTGATGCAGAAACGCATTCTGGAACAGATGCAGCAGCGCTCGCGAATGCTCGGCGCAGTGTCCCATGACCTGCGCACGCCGCTGTCGCGGCTCAAACTGCGGCTGGAACAGATCGACGACGACAAGCTGCAAGGCCAGATGCGTCAGGACCTGGACGACATGATCGGCATGCTCGATTCCACCCTCACTTACCTGCACGAACAGCGCACCAGCGAAGCGCCACAATGGATGGACGTGCAAGCGCTGGTCGAATCCCTGAGCGAAAACGCTCAGGACCAGGGCGCCGACGTCCAGAGCAGCGGTCATTGCGCCCCGTTGCAGGTGCAGCCGATGGCCTTGCGCTCGTGCGTCAACAACCTGCTGGATAACGCTCTGCGTTATGCCGGGGACGCGCTGATTACGCTTGAGGACAGCCGCGAGGAGCTGGTGATCCGGGTCATCGACCATGGCCCGGGTATCGCGGCGGATAAACGTGAGGCGGTGTTCGAACCGTTCTTTCGTCTGGAAGGCTCGCGCAATCGCAACTCCGGCGGCGTCGGTCTGGGCATGACCATCGCCAGGGAAGCAGCGGAGCGTCTGGGAGGGCAATTGAGCCTGGAAGAAACCCCCGGCGGTGGTCTCACGGCGGTCATCCGCCTGCCGCGCCTCTGA
- a CDS encoding response regulator has product MHNSPAPLNDDQKAPADDKRWSIRALIVDDDVPIRELMIDYLARFNIHASGVTDGAAMRQALQAEHYDVVVLDLMLPGEDGLSLCRWLRAESDIPILMLTARCEPTDRIIGLELGADDYMAKPFEPRELVARIQTILRRVRDDRTEQRANIRFDTWRLNSVLRQLIAADGLVVPLSNAEFRLLWVFIERPRRVLSREQLLDAARGRSIEAFDRSIDLLVSRLRQKLGDDPKAPQLIKTVRGEGYLFDARDIG; this is encoded by the coding sequence ATGCACAACTCCCCAGCACCTCTGAACGACGATCAAAAAGCGCCGGCCGATGATAAACGCTGGAGCATTCGCGCCCTGATCGTCGACGATGACGTCCCGATCCGCGAGCTGATGATCGATTACCTGGCCCGGTTCAATATCCACGCCAGCGGCGTCACCGATGGCGCCGCCATGCGTCAGGCGCTGCAAGCCGAGCATTACGACGTGGTGGTGCTCGACCTGATGCTGCCCGGCGAAGACGGTTTGTCGCTGTGCCGCTGGCTGCGCGCTGAATCGGACATCCCGATCCTGATGCTCACCGCCCGCTGCGAACCCACCGACCGGATCATCGGCCTGGAACTGGGTGCCGACGACTACATGGCCAAGCCATTCGAACCGCGGGAACTGGTCGCGCGGATTCAGACCATTCTGCGTCGGGTGCGCGACGACCGCACCGAACAGCGTGCGAACATTCGCTTCGACACCTGGCGGCTGAACAGTGTGCTGCGCCAGTTGATCGCCGCTGATGGCCTGGTGGTGCCGCTGTCCAACGCCGAATTCCGCTTGCTCTGGGTGTTCATCGAACGTCCGCGCCGGGTGCTCAGCCGCGAACAGCTGTTGGACGCCGCTCGTGGTCGCTCGATCGAAGCGTTTGATCGCAGCATCGATTTGCTGGTGTCGCGCCTGCGCCAGAAACTCGGTGACGACCCGAAAGCCCCACAGCTGATCAAGACCGTTCGCGGCGAGGGTTATCTGTTCGACGCACGAGACATCGGCTGA
- the pyrF gene encoding orotidine-5'-phosphate decarboxylase — MSACQTPIIVALDFPSRDAALKLADQLDPKLCRVKVGKELFTSCASEIVGTLRDKGFEVFLDLKFHDIPNTTAMAVKASAEMGVWMVNVHCSGGLRMMAACREVLDQRTGPKPLLIGVTVLTSMEREDLAGIGLDIEPQEQVLRLAALAEKAGMDGLVCSALEAQALKAAHPSLQLVTPGIRPAGSAQDDQRRILTPRQALDAGSDYLVIGRPISQAADPAKALAAVVAELA; from the coding sequence ATGTCCGCCTGCCAGACGCCTATTATCGTCGCCCTGGATTTCCCCTCCCGTGACGCCGCACTGAAGCTGGCCGATCAACTGGACCCGAAGCTGTGCCGGGTCAAAGTCGGTAAAGAACTGTTCACCAGTTGCGCTTCGGAAATCGTCGGCACCTTGCGCGACAAGGGTTTCGAAGTGTTCCTGGACCTCAAGTTCCACGACATCCCGAACACCACCGCCATGGCCGTCAAGGCCTCCGCGGAAATGGGCGTGTGGATGGTCAACGTGCACTGCTCCGGCGGCCTGCGCATGATGGCTGCGTGCCGCGAGGTGCTCGATCAGCGCACCGGCCCGAAACCGCTGTTGATCGGCGTGACCGTGCTGACCAGTATGGAACGTGAGGATCTGGCGGGTATCGGCCTGGACATCGAGCCGCAGGAGCAGGTGCTGCGCCTGGCCGCGTTGGCAGAAAAAGCCGGGATGGACGGTCTGGTCTGCTCGGCCCTCGAAGCCCAGGCCTTGAAAGCCGCTCACCCGTCGCTGCAACTGGTGACCCCGGGGATTCGCCCGGCGGGCAGTGCTCAGGACGATCAGCGCCGCATCCTGACCCCGCGTCAGGCGCTGGATGCCGGTTCCGACTACCTGGTGATCGGTCGTCCGATCAGCCAGGCGGCGGATCCGGCGAAGGCGTTGGCCGCCGTCGTCGCAGAACTCGCTTAA
- a CDS encoding NADP-dependent oxidoreductase — MTTQTNRQFLLAKRPVGAATRETFTYQEVPVGEPAAGQILVKNEYLSLDPAMRGWMNEGKSYIPPVGIGEVMRALGVGKVIASNNPGFAVGDYVNGALGVQDYFLGEPRGFYKVDPKLAPLPRYLSALGMTGMTAYFALLDVGAPKAGDTVVLSGAAGAVGSIAGQIAKIKGCRVVGIAGGADKCKFLIDELGFDGAIDYKNEDVHAGLKRECPKGVDVYFDNVGGDILDAVLSRLNLKARVVICGAISQYNNKEAVKGPANYLALLVNRARMEGFVVMDYAAQFAAAGQEMAGWMAKGQLKSKEDIVEGLETFPETLMKLFSGENFGKLVLKV; from the coding sequence ATGACTACCCAGACCAATCGCCAGTTCCTGCTCGCCAAACGTCCCGTGGGAGCGGCTACCCGTGAGACATTCACCTATCAAGAAGTACCGGTCGGCGAACCGGCGGCGGGTCAGATCCTGGTCAAGAACGAATACCTGTCCCTGGACCCGGCCATGCGTGGCTGGATGAACGAGGGCAAGTCCTACATCCCGCCAGTCGGCATTGGCGAAGTCATGCGTGCATTGGGTGTCGGCAAAGTCATCGCCTCGAACAATCCGGGCTTTGCAGTGGGTGACTACGTCAACGGTGCCTTGGGTGTGCAGGATTACTTCCTCGGCGAGCCACGAGGTTTCTACAAGGTCGATCCGAAACTGGCACCGCTGCCGCGCTATTTATCCGCGCTCGGCATGACCGGGATGACCGCCTACTTCGCCCTGCTCGATGTCGGTGCGCCAAAGGCCGGCGACACCGTCGTGCTGTCGGGCGCGGCCGGTGCGGTGGGCAGCATCGCCGGGCAGATCGCCAAGATCAAAGGCTGTCGGGTGGTCGGCATTGCCGGCGGCGCGGACAAATGCAAGTTCCTGATCGATGAGCTGGGTTTTGACGGTGCCATCGACTACAAAAACGAAGACGTACACGCCGGCCTCAAGCGTGAGTGCCCGAAAGGCGTCGATGTGTATTTCGATAACGTCGGCGGCGATATTCTCGATGCCGTGCTGAGCCGTCTGAACCTGAAGGCGCGGGTAGTGATTTGCGGCGCCATCAGCCAGTACAACAACAAGGAAGCGGTCAAAGGCCCGGCCAACTACCTGGCGTTGCTGGTCAACCGCGCGCGGATGGAAGGTTTCGTGGTGATGGATTACGCCGCGCAGTTCGCCGCTGCCGGGCAGGAAATGGCCGGCTGGATGGCCAAGGGGCAGCTCAAGAGCAAGGAAGACATCGTCGAAGGGCTGGAAACCTTCCCGGAGACGCTGATGAAGTTGTTCAGCGGCGAGAATTTCGGGAAGTTGGTGTTGAAGGTTTAA
- a CDS encoding SDR family oxidoreductase: MSMTFSGQVAVVTGAANGIGRATALAFAAEGLKVVVADLDAAGGEGTVALIRTAGGEATFVRCNVTVESDVKNLMDEVVNTYGRLDYAFNNAGIEIEKGKLAEGTVDEFDAIMGVNVKGVWLCMKYQLPLLLAQGGGAIVNTASVAGLGAAPKMSIYAASKHAVIGLTKSAAIEYAKKKIRVNAVCPAVIDTDMFRRAYEADPKKGEFANAMHPVGRIGKVEEIASAVLYLCSDGAAFTTGHSLAVDGGVTAF, translated from the coding sequence ATGAGCATGACGTTTTCCGGCCAGGTCGCCGTTGTGACGGGCGCGGCCAATGGTATTGGCCGCGCGACCGCTTTGGCGTTTGCCGCCGAAGGTTTGAAAGTGGTGGTGGCCGATCTGGACGCAGCCGGAGGTGAAGGCACTGTGGCGCTGATTCGCACCGCTGGCGGTGAAGCGACCTTCGTGCGCTGCAACGTCACTGTGGAAAGCGATGTAAAAAATCTGATGGACGAGGTGGTGAATACCTACGGCCGTCTCGATTATGCCTTCAACAATGCCGGCATCGAAATTGAGAAAGGCAAACTGGCCGAGGGTACGGTCGATGAGTTCGACGCGATCATGGGTGTCAACGTCAAAGGCGTCTGGTTGTGCATGAAGTATCAGTTGCCGTTGCTGCTGGCCCAGGGCGGTGGCGCGATCGTCAACACCGCTTCGGTCGCCGGCCTGGGGGCTGCGCCAAAGATGAGCATCTACGCCGCCTCGAAACACGCGGTGATCGGCCTGACCAAGTCGGCGGCCATTGAATACGCCAAGAAAAAGATTCGTGTGAATGCGGTGTGCCCGGCGGTGATCGACACCGACATGTTCCGTCGTGCCTATGAGGCGGACCCGAAGAAAGGCGAATTCGCCAATGCCATGCACCCGGTCGGGCGCATCGGCAAGGTCGAAGAAATTGCCAGCGCGGTGCTGTACCTGTGCAGCGACGGCGCGGCGTTCACCACCGGTCATTCGCTGGCGGTGGATGGGGGTGTTACCGCGTTTTAA
- a CDS encoding methyl-accepting chemotaxis protein yields MTATVHDVARNAEEAAQAAQTADGKVESGQQVVRQSMARIEQLADSATSASSSIESLSAEIQNIGTVLSVIKSVAEQTNLLALNAAIEAARAGEQGRGFAVVADEVRALAKRTQQSTEEIERLVSALRSAAQSSVQQIQSSGELVKMAVSDALQTESALGSIAAAVSLIQQMNQQIAAAAEEQSSVAEEINRSVTSIRASADQSSLAMQGNAASSNELAQLGVELKGMVGHFRL; encoded by the coding sequence ATGACGGCCACGGTGCATGACGTTGCACGCAACGCGGAGGAGGCCGCCCAGGCGGCGCAGACCGCCGACGGCAAGGTGGAAAGCGGTCAGCAGGTGGTGCGTCAGAGCATGGCGCGGATCGAACAGCTGGCGGATTCGGCGACGTCGGCCAGCTCCAGCATCGAAAGCCTCAGTGCGGAAATCCAGAACATCGGCACGGTGCTCAGCGTGATCAAAAGCGTGGCCGAGCAGACCAACCTGTTGGCGCTCAATGCGGCCATCGAGGCGGCGCGGGCCGGTGAGCAGGGCAGGGGCTTTGCGGTGGTGGCGGATGAGGTCAGGGCACTGGCCAAGCGAACTCAGCAATCGACAGAGGAAATCGAACGGCTGGTCAGCGCCTTGCGCTCGGCGGCGCAGTCGTCGGTGCAGCAGATTCAGAGCAGTGGCGAGTTGGTGAAGATGGCGGTGAGCGATGCGTTGCAGACCGAGAGTGCGTTGGGGAGCATTGCGGCGGCGGTGTCGTTGATTCAGCAGATGAACCAGCAGATTGCGGCGGCGGCCGAGGAGCAGAGTTCGGTGGCCGAGGAGATCAATCGCAGTGTCACCAGTATTCGGGCCAGCGCGGATCAGTCTTCGTTGGCGATGCAGGGGAATGCGGCTTCCAGTAATGAGCTGGCGCAGTTGGGGGTTGAGTTGAAGGGGATGGTGGGGCATTTCAGGCTGTAG